The proteins below come from a single Rhizobium rhizoryzae genomic window:
- a CDS encoding ABC transporter substrate-binding protein, with amino-acid sequence MKRAFERHSGLTVSMQRKSTGEILDQIRLEKNNPSVDVWWGGTGDTHLQAASENLLEAYTSKHETDVLPWAQNFFDMSGGRAAGIYAGALGFAYNSELLKKANLAAPNCWKDLISEAYRGKIQSGNPNSSGTAFTTLATLIQLFGEDEAFTYMKALDRNIADYTKAGSAPVKAAARGETLIGISFMHDAVTQKEAGAPLVIVAPCEGTGYEIGAVSIVLGTKNRDLARRFVDFALSPEGQATGAQADQNQVPSNSKASLPPGAPDISLIKMVDYDFATFGSPEERSRLLARFDTEIHPPTQ; translated from the coding sequence ATGAAGCGGGCTTTCGAGCGCCATAGCGGCCTGACCGTTTCCATGCAACGCAAGAGCACCGGTGAAATCCTGGATCAGATCCGCCTGGAGAAAAACAATCCGAGCGTCGATGTCTGGTGGGGCGGCACGGGTGATACGCATTTGCAGGCCGCATCCGAAAACCTGCTGGAAGCCTACACCTCGAAACACGAAACCGATGTGCTTCCCTGGGCGCAGAACTTCTTCGATATGTCCGGAGGACGCGCAGCCGGAATCTATGCCGGTGCCCTGGGCTTTGCCTATAATTCGGAGCTTCTCAAGAAAGCCAATCTTGCAGCGCCCAACTGCTGGAAAGACCTGATCAGCGAAGCCTATCGCGGCAAGATACAGTCCGGTAATCCGAATTCGTCCGGAACCGCCTTCACGACGCTTGCAACGCTGATCCAGCTCTTCGGCGAAGACGAAGCCTTCACCTACATGAAGGCGCTGGACCGCAACATCGCGGACTATACAAAGGCAGGATCTGCGCCGGTCAAGGCAGCCGCCCGGGGAGAAACGCTGATCGGCATATCCTTCATGCACGATGCCGTAACCCAGAAGGAAGCGGGTGCGCCACTCGTGATTGTCGCCCCTTGCGAAGGGACAGGCTACGAGATCGGCGCAGTCAGTATCGTGCTGGGCACGAAGAACCGCGATCTGGCAAGGCGCTTCGTCGATTTCGCTTTAAGTCCGGAGGGACAGGCAACCGGCGCGCAGGCAGACCAGAACCAGGTGCCTTCGAATTCAAAAGCATCGCTTCCGCCCGGTGCGCCAGATATCTCGTTGATCAAGATGGTGGATTACGATTTCGCCACCTTTGGTTCCCCGGAAGAGAGAAGCAGGCTGCTTGCCCGCTTCGATACGGAGATCCATCCGCCCACCCAGTAA
- a CDS encoding two-component system sensor histidine kinase NtrB, translating to MINRPFLSSIAFRLPFAIAFICASVVVLSAVAIYGLQKARTEMATYSLQAFSSLARASLVSRQVSDLVSSAPFLMNATSPYRVSSESRAVVAQVDGLLLAMEPQKDDDFIRGFSNRHIRDLLQEIRTQTLALAADAEAAQARKADAAAALGEIATGRNIADLELRRRLNTIVQSASNSDSLFQLGELKRRYVSETALFKSLVDAGPSLPLAELQPYERVFQAQTEYLLEMFSIRGAVARLHSVSRDLSHATEMQTEAVARGLNEGLTSASNALSRLLIMVALASLLVLVLATISIRSVMRVSRGIVALSNGMNALAKGEHNVGLPVYAGSETELVHLSDAFRAFKESVDRVTRLRRTAEAAARTIRSTFRTMNEGIALFDATGRPITMNRRVIELVGRTGSSRKFSLRRFVETIPEIDPALLPTQGDPGALIERFVVRQRTPDQRVIEVALSRQPDGGIVLLARDVTALDRQETEAAKAQRLDGFMRMTHQLSHEVGNMIGIITGSLGLLEREAGFNERQRRHINRIRKAADRGSSLASSMLSIGSQQPINPVLIDIGAVLKGMMDVLEIAVGSRSRVSLQLEEPLPPVALDAALFEQSILNLCLNSAAAMPDGGEITVRAQVHASTLVVSVQDTGLGMSAEAIDRAFEPYFTTRGSDGGAGLGLAVVYGFVRQSGGEANIASTLNEGTTVELRFPVG from the coding sequence TTGATTAACCGGCCCTTCCTATCCTCGATCGCCTTTCGTCTGCCCTTTGCCATCGCCTTCATCTGCGCCTCGGTGGTGGTGCTTTCGGCGGTCGCTATCTACGGCCTGCAAAAGGCGCGTACCGAAATGGCGACCTACAGTCTGCAGGCCTTTTCGAGCCTTGCCAGAGCCTCACTCGTATCCCGTCAGGTTTCCGACCTGGTCTCGAGCGCTCCGTTCCTCATGAATGCGACGTCCCCCTATCGGGTTTCCAGCGAAAGCCGGGCCGTTGTGGCGCAAGTGGATGGCTTGTTGCTGGCCATGGAGCCGCAGAAGGATGACGATTTTATCCGGGGGTTCTCCAATCGGCATATTCGGGACCTGTTGCAGGAGATCCGTACCCAGACGCTGGCGCTGGCAGCGGATGCAGAGGCCGCGCAGGCGCGCAAGGCTGATGCGGCGGCAGCTCTCGGCGAGATTGCGACAGGCCGCAATATTGCCGATCTCGAATTGCGGCGGCGGCTGAACACCATTGTACAATCGGCTTCCAATTCCGACAGCCTGTTCCAGCTTGGTGAGTTGAAGCGCCGCTACGTCTCGGAAACCGCGCTTTTCAAAAGTCTGGTCGATGCGGGTCCCAGCCTGCCGCTGGCAGAGCTTCAACCCTACGAGCGGGTTTTTCAGGCACAAACAGAATATCTCCTGGAAATGTTTTCGATCCGGGGCGCTGTGGCACGGCTCCATTCCGTCTCCCGCGACTTGTCGCATGCAACCGAGATGCAGACGGAAGCGGTGGCGAGAGGGTTGAATGAAGGGCTCACCTCCGCATCCAACGCGCTCAGTCGCCTGCTGATCATGGTCGCGCTCGCTTCGCTGCTGGTGCTGGTACTGGCGACGATTTCAATCCGCTCGGTGATGCGGGTATCGCGCGGGATTGTTGCCTTGTCGAACGGCATGAATGCGCTGGCCAAAGGCGAGCACAATGTCGGCCTTCCTGTCTATGCGGGCAGCGAAACGGAACTGGTACACCTGTCTGACGCTTTCCGCGCCTTCAAGGAGAGCGTCGATCGGGTGACGCGCTTGCGCCGCACGGCAGAGGCGGCTGCCCGTACCATTCGCTCTACGTTCCGTACCATGAATGAGGGGATCGCGCTTTTCGACGCGACGGGTCGCCCGATTACAATGAACCGACGGGTCATCGAACTTGTCGGTCGCACCGGTTCCTCACGCAAGTTCTCTCTGCGTCGTTTTGTCGAGACGATTCCGGAAATCGATCCCGCTCTTCTGCCGACACAGGGCGACCCCGGCGCGTTGATCGAGCGTTTCGTGGTCCGCCAGCGAACGCCTGACCAGCGGGTGATCGAAGTTGCGCTATCGCGCCAGCCGGATGGCGGTATCGTGCTGCTGGCTCGCGATGTCACCGCACTCGACCGTCAGGAGACGGAAGCCGCCAAGGCGCAGCGACTGGATGGCTTCATGCGCATGACCCACCAGTTGAGCCATGAAGTCGGCAACATGATCGGCATCATAACGGGCAGCCTGGGCCTGCTGGAGCGTGAAGCCGGCTTCAACGAGCGCCAGAGACGGCATATCAACCGTATCCGCAAAGCCGCCGATCGCGGCAGCTCGCTTGCCAGCAGCATGTTGTCGATCGGTAGCCAGCAGCCGATCAACCCGGTCCTGATCGATATCGGCGCGGTGCTGAAAGGCATGATGGACGTGCTGGAAATTGCCGTCGGCAGCCGCAGCCGCGTTTCGTTGCAGCTTGAAGAGCCGCTTCCTCCTGTCGCGCTCGACGCCGCGCTCTTCGAGCAATCGATTCTCAACCTGTGCCTTAATTCGGCGGCTGCGATGCCTGATGGCGGAGAGATCACCGTACGTGCTCAGGTGCATGCATCGACACTGGTCGTATCGGTTCAGGATACCGGGCTTGGAATGAGTGCAGAAGCGATCGACCGGGCATTCGAGCCCTATTTCACCACACGGGGCAGCGATGGCGGGGCGGGACTGGGGCTTGCCGTCGTATACGGTTTCGTTCGCCAGAGCGG
- a CDS encoding response regulator transcription factor has protein sequence MLNQKVRILIVEDDPDMAELISDLVEAEGWAPRLAASAEVAMDLLTQEPVHLILVDHNLPGISGRAFAQRVRAQMNVGIVMVTAAGSATDRVLGLETAADDYVVKPFEPIELTARIKAVLRRTIPSLKAEKEAERDHGNPSLRLGDWLIDLTARRAVCMSDRSKTLTAAEFALLEILAETPNHPVSRSHILDRLGAETDRFIDRNVDVLVLRLRRKIERNPDLPLHIKTRRGKGYVLHTDDGELAP, from the coding sequence GTGCTGAATCAGAAGGTAAGAATTCTGATCGTCGAGGACGATCCGGATATGGCAGAGCTTATCTCCGATCTCGTGGAGGCGGAGGGCTGGGCGCCACGCCTCGCCGCTTCGGCTGAGGTGGCCATGGATCTTCTCACCCAAGAGCCTGTGCATCTCATTCTGGTCGATCATAATCTGCCCGGCATCTCCGGCCGTGCCTTTGCGCAGCGGGTTCGCGCCCAGATGAACGTGGGCATCGTGATGGTAACGGCTGCCGGAAGCGCGACGGATCGCGTGCTGGGGCTTGAAACGGCAGCCGACGATTATGTCGTCAAACCGTTCGAGCCGATTGAACTCACCGCACGCATCAAGGCAGTGCTGCGTCGTACGATCCCGTCCCTGAAGGCGGAAAAGGAGGCCGAGCGGGATCACGGCAATCCGTCGCTGAGGCTTGGCGACTGGCTGATTGATCTGACCGCGCGGCGGGCCGTGTGCATGAGTGATCGCAGCAAGACATTGACCGCCGCAGAATTTGCGCTTCTCGAAATTCTGGCGGAAACACCCAATCACCCGGTCAGCCGCTCGCACATCCTTGATCGGCTAGGCGCCGAGACGGACCGCTTCATTGACCGTAACGTGGATGTGCTCGTGCTGCGGCTGCGGCGAAAGATCGAGCGCAATCCCGATCTGCCGCTCCACATCAAGACACGGCGCGGAAAGGGATATGTTCTGCACACCGATGACGGTGAGTTGGCACCTTGA
- a CDS encoding ABC transporter substrate-binding protein: MRLTLLSTLLFAGTALSAIPAHAAGELNLICAADVVICEQMKGDFEKAHDIKVNMVRMSSGEAYAKIRAEARNPKTDLWWAGTGDPHLQAASENLTQEYKSPMLDQLTDWAKSQAESANYKTVGVYAGALGWGYNTEIFKTKGYKEPKCWADLLATELKGEIQIANPNSSGTAYTALASLVQIMGEDKAFEYLKKLNTNISQYTKSGSAPVKAAARGETALGIVFMHDAVAQTAEGFPVKSIAPCEGTGYEIGSMSIVKGAKNMDNAKIWYDWSLKPEVQSRMKDAKSFQLPSNKKAEIPKEAPRFEDIKLINYDFKTYGEPAKRKALLERWDKEVGAVAN, encoded by the coding sequence ATGCGCCTGACACTTCTTTCCACCCTGCTCTTTGCAGGCACGGCACTGAGTGCCATTCCCGCCCACGCAGCGGGCGAACTGAACCTGATCTGCGCCGCCGACGTCGTTATCTGCGAGCAGATGAAGGGCGACTTCGAAAAGGCGCACGACATCAAGGTCAACATGGTGCGCATGTCATCCGGCGAAGCCTATGCCAAGATCCGCGCTGAAGCCCGCAACCCAAAGACCGACCTTTGGTGGGCAGGCACCGGAGACCCCCATCTCCAGGCAGCGTCTGAAAACCTGACCCAGGAATACAAGTCGCCAATGCTCGATCAGTTGACGGACTGGGCAAAGAGCCAGGCCGAGAGCGCGAACTACAAGACGGTCGGCGTTTACGCCGGTGCTCTGGGCTGGGGTTACAACACGGAAATCTTCAAGACAAAGGGCTACAAGGAGCCGAAGTGCTGGGCAGATCTTCTGGCCACGGAATTGAAGGGCGAAATCCAGATCGCCAACCCCAATTCGTCCGGCACCGCTTACACAGCGCTTGCCTCTCTCGTGCAGATCATGGGTGAAGACAAGGCCTTTGAGTATCTGAAGAAGCTGAACACCAACATCTCGCAGTACACCAAGTCCGGCTCTGCGCCGGTCAAGGCGGCGGCACGCGGTGAAACGGCGCTTGGCATCGTCTTCATGCATGATGCGGTTGCACAGACTGCAGAAGGGTTCCCGGTCAAGTCCATCGCGCCCTGTGAAGGAACTGGTTACGAAATTGGCTCCATGTCGATCGTCAAGGGCGCCAAGAACATGGATAACGCCAAGATCTGGTATGACTGGTCTTTGAAGCCGGAAGTGCAGTCGCGCATGAAGGATGCGAAGTCGTTCCAGCTGCCATCCAACAAGAAGGCCGAGATCCCGAAGGAAGCCCCGCGCTTCGAGGACATCAAGCTGATCAATTACGACTTCAAGACCTATGGCGAGCCTGC